From Acidovorax sp. FHTAMBA, one genomic window encodes:
- a CDS encoding site-specific integrase, whose translation MKPSETQQLCPKPTLSQVRTALKVAGVHGNGDDARATLILLASLKDRIEALRALLPNLARTIDFLMMAGSVAVRRPKDSDISLSREAPLSKSGVANLAEWLLLNPSPLAPTSTEHVVWSDILAVRWLHASALRSFGDQIPYTRDAWKSPGEELRQLTTKKVLPKLSGGALQMGYEKWLILVGEQSPKSHLSQLVDSLLSISEGCFQSPGPRPSKPSPRLDERRLLKSHWCFPRPQEHQALLSLLKRELCPLDGDLYIATAQKEFEKHGDYPSDETVRRLNPTWHRFEAALAALSIQTCRPIQSILTWRVRLKDTGQHESDCFEISHDTSARREGKYAKVNWVKVQSGMKAVVALPYEVQEWLKSINPGIGSPTLNEILPFSLQAWDVRVYKYLSGELGCPPRRAEIICRDLVPRLLYHETANSAQVNFWRSGATNRLDRHDRIALIHYLQPHGTRESESFEAALGKALGPAIFAGSKTKHAVTFTGESYALTTDQVRRIYESLKKHHDLAKGSISRHNALAHLTLFLCLLATGHRRSTTPFPFPWDFSPFEQLVFICDKLITGSEARFAPLPNTPLSYVKAFAMNLQRISHLPEISPAARSYAETTAALLSFEEVPPTAAMRRDFQPTAGVFFLLDDNGDISRNKLTTKALDLQIESLTEIPYPTRRLRATMAQYLWENGSSGRLVQAFLGHQPELHVHGAASIWSVHDVAEQLAPLIDRFFTEQLRCPSPPTEKYFPSRFFPNVFTAPQVSETGKVAPGYEGRERQKAWSQHRARAVIRQVIAASLLGNPDEDIPPAEQLGPKDRQLLEERIREELWNDLPAQRQVSSLLDEQLKRMRRTAGDASHKRHYSDGDVPGPIEVGFSRMLRCAHVFRSTWGHSVGVPIGHKDFDRLEALAHLAVSLIAFDGVMSRDNVKHLVEAAACSDFDVHHGMVTLRCNVVTTTHEFRFCVRPGTISTALILGIDSRRDHSIFEWRDVEQRACEILRKLMSLGDKQRWTLARLGLMFRPYWLLRLPGAMYSVATGDHKGPAADAQSEALLFGKRPNQLDTCVEALRRPSTTLEQEKKAALQALKNLFRQARGVREQGEQRRRVQRAKLRVALRSELSSEIAVWGSSSQVVFLLLTFIERLLETGGRRVKSLAFTSIEKYFTSIAEELILQAWDLDFESCDADTLKTLFDSVAMKVDPDHGRTVLQDFAAHLRDSMPVPHFGAQWANARTPVRTRSSLVLPLQVKRALALLRERNDVHSCHAAVLIAACAGYGLRRLEAFGLSSQLFDAKQPLHLSLTRSGISDLKTHWSRRVIATALADDAVQDALKTALNLANSSPRQPQYLFESDSRDSHITSVSKVASAATLALRAATGNPTIVLHHLRHSFATLLGLAVMAPPKNIDRDLHQVVRRLLGSKYLEATNEILQIPAEWPFGIEALAIALGHANVSTFLDTYFHASHLVIADRCEAWQPAEIQQERLARLLDVDRTKLSKLKKKLASPRDGTKAKIDILVREIAKRYEGTTDADDAKPTDSRSPHIAQWALIFRALQYRVNNDVTLDEMWRYAGCSLGYSPEQIRTHSRRYESLVLETGFDDFEPDSSELIWPVASHRVGLNRGSIEREDFVSRAQCWAEATPENRAVLSSLLERWCSRVDPVSPKLVCRNEEEVRVTMKFLSQLGAASSQLVLQLHGDRARQWQEEVQSEHPAATWSSVRASRGSARIKIYEVSIAVHQTQGSKIPDGRDLHRALVGLYLLCGPSVLS comes from the coding sequence ATGAAACCATCCGAGACGCAACAGCTGTGCCCCAAACCGACACTTTCGCAGGTGAGGACCGCGCTTAAAGTCGCCGGAGTTCACGGAAATGGTGATGACGCTCGCGCTACCTTGATCCTTCTAGCTAGCCTCAAGGACCGGATTGAAGCTTTGCGAGCGCTACTGCCCAATTTAGCGAGAACCATCGATTTCCTGATGATGGCCGGCTCAGTAGCAGTTCGTCGGCCCAAGGACTCAGACATTTCATTGTCCAGAGAAGCCCCCCTAAGCAAATCTGGGGTGGCGAATCTTGCGGAATGGCTGTTGCTCAACCCCTCACCACTCGCCCCAACCTCTACCGAGCATGTCGTTTGGTCGGACATACTGGCGGTCCGCTGGCTGCACGCATCTGCATTGCGTAGTTTTGGAGATCAGATACCGTATACACGCGACGCTTGGAAATCACCTGGCGAAGAGCTGCGTCAGTTGACGACAAAAAAAGTTTTGCCCAAACTGTCTGGCGGAGCTCTACAAATGGGATACGAAAAATGGCTCATCCTAGTTGGCGAGCAATCACCAAAGAGCCATCTTTCTCAGCTCGTTGACTCCCTGCTCTCCATTTCGGAGGGTTGCTTTCAGAGTCCTGGACCACGTCCATCCAAACCGTCTCCTAGATTGGATGAACGCAGACTTCTGAAAAGTCATTGGTGCTTCCCTCGACCCCAAGAGCATCAAGCCCTGCTTTCTCTACTGAAGCGCGAACTCTGCCCCCTCGACGGAGATCTGTATATAGCGACAGCGCAGAAGGAATTTGAGAAGCACGGCGACTACCCATCCGATGAGACCGTTCGAAGACTCAACCCAACGTGGCATCGTTTTGAGGCGGCGTTAGCCGCACTTTCCATCCAAACCTGTCGCCCCATTCAATCAATCCTGACTTGGCGCGTTCGGCTCAAAGACACCGGCCAACATGAGAGCGATTGCTTTGAAATTTCCCACGACACGTCGGCAAGGAGGGAGGGAAAGTACGCAAAAGTCAATTGGGTGAAAGTGCAAAGCGGAATGAAGGCCGTTGTTGCACTCCCCTACGAGGTGCAGGAATGGCTCAAATCCATTAACCCGGGCATTGGATCACCAACACTGAATGAAATTCTCCCGTTTTCGCTGCAAGCGTGGGACGTGCGCGTATACAAGTACTTGTCAGGAGAACTTGGGTGCCCTCCTCGGAGAGCAGAAATCATCTGTCGCGACCTAGTGCCACGCCTTCTCTATCATGAGACCGCAAACTCGGCACAGGTTAACTTTTGGCGCTCTGGCGCAACCAATAGACTTGATCGACACGATCGGATCGCCCTTATCCACTATCTGCAACCGCATGGCACTCGAGAAAGCGAATCTTTCGAGGCAGCCTTGGGTAAAGCTTTAGGTCCGGCCATCTTTGCTGGCAGTAAAACGAAGCATGCAGTCACGTTCACAGGCGAGAGCTACGCTCTAACAACTGACCAAGTCAGAAGGATCTACGAGTCATTGAAAAAACACCATGACTTGGCAAAAGGGTCCATTTCCAGGCACAACGCACTTGCTCACCTGACGCTTTTTTTATGCCTTCTCGCGACAGGCCATCGCCGCAGCACCACACCGTTTCCTTTCCCATGGGATTTTTCACCTTTCGAGCAACTGGTCTTCATATGTGACAAGCTGATCACCGGAAGCGAAGCACGTTTCGCACCACTACCTAACACGCCGCTTTCATACGTCAAGGCATTTGCCATGAACCTGCAGCGGATCTCTCATCTGCCCGAGATATCTCCTGCTGCAAGGTCGTACGCAGAAACAACGGCAGCGCTGCTGTCTTTCGAAGAAGTGCCACCAACTGCTGCTATGCGCCGGGATTTTCAGCCAACGGCAGGAGTGTTTTTCCTCCTTGATGACAACGGCGATATTTCCAGAAATAAGCTGACCACCAAGGCGCTCGATTTGCAGATCGAGTCGCTCACAGAAATTCCGTATCCGACAAGAAGGCTGAGAGCCACAATGGCTCAGTACCTCTGGGAAAACGGAAGCAGTGGTCGCTTGGTGCAAGCGTTTCTGGGTCACCAGCCAGAGTTGCACGTTCATGGTGCTGCTTCCATTTGGTCCGTGCATGACGTTGCTGAGCAACTGGCACCCCTCATTGATCGCTTTTTTACCGAACAATTGAGATGCCCAAGCCCGCCAACGGAGAAATACTTCCCGTCAAGATTCTTTCCGAACGTATTCACGGCGCCACAAGTTTCGGAAACTGGAAAAGTAGCTCCCGGATACGAAGGAAGAGAGCGTCAAAAGGCGTGGTCGCAGCACCGTGCGCGCGCTGTAATACGGCAAGTGATTGCCGCGAGTTTGCTCGGAAACCCGGACGAAGACATCCCCCCTGCGGAGCAACTTGGGCCCAAGGACAGACAACTGCTGGAAGAACGCATCCGCGAAGAACTTTGGAACGATCTACCAGCACAAAGGCAAGTCTCATCCTTGCTGGACGAACAGTTGAAGCGGATGCGGCGCACTGCGGGAGACGCATCCCACAAACGGCACTATTCAGATGGTGACGTCCCCGGCCCTATCGAGGTGGGTTTCTCCAGAATGCTGCGATGTGCACATGTTTTCCGCAGCACTTGGGGCCATTCTGTGGGGGTACCGATCGGCCACAAGGATTTCGACAGACTTGAGGCACTTGCGCACCTGGCGGTTTCGTTGATTGCCTTCGATGGTGTGATGTCCAGAGACAACGTCAAACATCTTGTGGAGGCAGCAGCATGCTCTGATTTCGATGTTCACCACGGCATGGTGACCTTGCGATGCAACGTCGTCACAACGACACACGAATTTCGATTCTGTGTCAGACCTGGAACGATTTCCACGGCACTGATCCTGGGAATCGACAGTCGTCGTGACCACAGCATTTTCGAATGGCGCGACGTGGAACAACGAGCCTGCGAGATTCTGCGCAAGCTGATGAGCCTGGGCGACAAGCAGCGATGGACTCTTGCGCGACTCGGACTGATGTTTCGACCATATTGGTTGCTGCGCTTGCCCGGAGCGATGTATTCCGTTGCGACTGGTGATCACAAAGGCCCCGCGGCCGATGCGCAGTCAGAGGCGCTCCTGTTCGGCAAACGGCCGAATCAGCTTGACACTTGCGTAGAAGCCTTACGGCGTCCTTCTACAACGCTTGAACAGGAAAAAAAGGCCGCCCTACAAGCACTCAAGAATCTCTTCCGCCAAGCACGAGGTGTAAGGGAGCAAGGTGAGCAGAGACGAAGGGTTCAACGCGCGAAACTGCGGGTCGCCCTTCGCTCCGAATTGAGTTCTGAAATAGCGGTCTGGGGCTCTTCGTCGCAAGTTGTCTTTCTGCTCCTGACGTTTATCGAGCGATTGCTGGAAACCGGAGGCAGACGGGTCAAGTCCCTCGCCTTCACAAGCATCGAAAAGTACTTCACCTCCATTGCGGAGGAACTCATTCTCCAAGCGTGGGATCTGGACTTCGAATCCTGCGATGCGGATACCTTGAAGACTCTATTTGACAGTGTTGCAATGAAGGTCGACCCTGATCATGGCCGCACCGTTCTGCAGGACTTCGCTGCCCACCTTCGCGACTCCATGCCGGTGCCGCACTTTGGCGCCCAATGGGCCAATGCCAGGACTCCTGTCCGCACACGATCTAGCTTGGTGCTTCCTCTACAGGTAAAGCGTGCGTTGGCACTCCTCCGCGAGAGAAACGACGTCCATTCCTGCCACGCAGCAGTACTGATCGCAGCGTGCGCAGGCTATGGTCTTCGCCGACTTGAAGCTTTTGGATTGTCAAGCCAGCTATTCGACGCTAAGCAGCCCCTTCATCTTTCCTTGACACGCTCTGGGATTTCCGATCTAAAGACGCACTGGAGCCGACGAGTCATCGCGACTGCCCTCGCGGATGACGCGGTGCAAGATGCGCTGAAAACTGCACTGAATCTCGCAAACTCTTCGCCTCGCCAGCCCCAATATTTGTTCGAATCAGATTCAAGAGATTCACACATCACCTCGGTGTCTAAGGTCGCATCTGCAGCGACCTTGGCGCTGCGGGCTGCGACCGGGAATCCCACAATAGTTCTGCATCATCTACGCCATTCATTTGCAACTTTGCTGGGCCTTGCCGTCATGGCTCCTCCAAAGAATATCGATCGCGACCTGCACCAAGTAGTACGTCGCCTTTTAGGCTCTAAGTATTTAGAAGCCACAAATGAGATTCTGCAGATTCCAGCTGAATGGCCGTTCGGAATAGAAGCACTTGCGATCGCACTGGGCCACGCGAACGTAAGCACCTTTTTAGACACCTACTTTCACGCGTCACATTTAGTGATCGCTGACCGGTGCGAAGCATGGCAACCGGCGGAGATTCAGCAAGAACGGCTGGCAAGATTGCTCGACGTAGATCGAACCAAACTGTCTAAGCTCAAAAAGAAACTGGCGTCGCCGCGGGATGGTACCAAGGCAAAGATCGACATTCTGGTTCGAGAAATTGCCAAACGCTATGAAGGTACCACCGATGCCGATGATGCAAAACCGACGGATTCGCGGTCACCACACATTGCACAGTGGGCACTCATTTTTCGTGCGCTTCAGTACCGTGTGAACAACGATGTCACCTTGGACGAGATGTGGAGATACGCAGGGTGTTCATTGGGATACTCGCCTGAACAAATTCGCACCCACTCCCGCCGCTATGAGTCCTTGGTACTGGAGACTGGCTTCGATGATTTCGAGCCGGACTCCTCCGAGCTTATCTGGCCCGTGGCCAGTCATCGCGTTGGCCTGAACAGGGGAAGCATAGAGCGCGAAGATTTTGTGTCTAGAGCTCAGTGCTGGGCCGAAGCGACTCCCGAAAATCGAGCAGTCTTGTCCTCACTCCTGGAGCGTTGGTGCTCTCGCGTTGACCCCGTTTCGCCCAAACTCGTATGTAGGAATGAAGAGGAAGTTCGCGTCACGATGAAATTTCTATCTCAATTGGGCGCGGCAAGCTCACAACTAGTATTGCAGTTGCATGGCGATCGTGCAAGACAATGGCAAGAAGAGGTACAGAGTGAACACCCGGCAGCTACCTGGTCGTCAGTTCGAGCAAGCCGGGGAAGTGCACGGATCAAGATTTATGAGGTATCTATCGCGGTTCACCAAACTCAAGGAAGCAAGATTCCGGATGGACGGGATCTTCATCGCGCGCTCGTCGGTCTGTACTTGCTCTGTGGTCCTAGTGTCCTGAGTTAG
- a CDS encoding transposase, with amino-acid sequence MKIMHIMANEAIAQRPKRRYYSPELKAQIVAECQVSGASVAGVALAHRVNANIVHRWMREQADSLLPVPRNEFVALNLPLPVEPSPAADTRSPPVARSIHVEVRRSAGVVTVNWPLEDAASCAAWLREWLR; translated from the coding sequence ATGAAGATCATGCACATCATGGCGAACGAAGCGATCGCCCAACGTCCCAAGCGTCGCTATTACTCCCCAGAACTCAAAGCCCAGATCGTGGCCGAATGCCAGGTCTCCGGCGCGTCCGTGGCCGGCGTGGCACTCGCACACCGGGTCAACGCCAACATCGTTCATCGCTGGATGCGCGAGCAAGCGGACTCCCTATTGCCAGTGCCCCGGAATGAGTTCGTTGCATTGAATCTTCCACTACCAGTTGAACCTAGCCCTGCTGCTGACACCAGATCGCCGCCCGTGGCGCGCTCGATCCACGTTGAGGTTCGACGCAGTGCCGGGGTGGTCACCGTGAACTGGCCACTGGAAGATGCGGCGTCGTGTGCAGCGTGGCTGCGCGAATGGCTGAGATGA
- the tnpB gene encoding IS66 family insertion sequence element accessory protein TnpB (TnpB, as the term is used for proteins encoded by IS66 family insertion elements, is considered an accessory protein, since TnpC, encoded by a neighboring gene, is a DDE family transposase.): MAEMIRVDALWLATEPLDMRAGTETALARVVSVFGAARPHHAYLFANRRANRMKVLVHDGIGVWLAARRLNSGKFVWPRDAASTASLTRAQFDALVLGLPWQRLADGGVITVV; encoded by the coding sequence ATGGCTGAGATGATCCGGGTCGATGCCCTATGGCTGGCCACCGAACCGCTGGACATGCGAGCGGGCACCGAAACGGCGCTGGCGCGTGTGGTGTCGGTCTTCGGCGCAGCGCGCCCGCACCACGCCTACCTGTTCGCCAACAGAAGAGCCAACCGCATGAAGGTGCTGGTGCACGACGGCATCGGTGTTTGGCTGGCAGCGCGGCGCCTGAACAGCGGCAAGTTCGTCTGGCCGCGTGATGCGGCAAGCACCGCCTCACTCACCCGCGCCCAGTTCGATGCGCTGGTGCTGGGCCTGCCCTGGCAGCGCCTAGCCGACGGCGGTGTCATCACCGTGGTCTGA